GATTGTTTCTCTCGTCGGAAAGCACAACAATAAGACTTCAAATTTCAAATCTGAGACCTCAAAAAGCAAGGTGGCACTGGAGCTTCACTTTGCTGCGGCTGAGGTGCAAGAATTTGACTATGCTGGAAGTGAGAAGAAGTGCAATGACCTTGAGTTAGAAGCAAAGAACGACCATAAGGAAATTGAAAAAATTAGTCAAGAGGTCGGAGCCATAGAAGCGATGCTCTCGAATGAAACGGTCGGGGCAAAGGAGTTCAATGACATCCTACATCGCTTCATTGGCCGCTCTGAGCTTTGCCTGAACTTCAATCAGAAGAAGAAAGGCTATGAGATCATCAGAAACGGGGTTGGTGAGCACGATGGGAATTTGAGCGAAGGTGAGAAGACTGCGATTGCATTTGTCTATTTCATCACGAAGCTCAAAGAAAATGGAAATAACATCAAGGATACGATCGTCGTCGTTGATGATCCGGTCTCAAGCTTTGATTCTAATCACTTGTTTCACGCCTACTCGTTCCTGAGAACGCAATGCACTGAAGCCAAGCAGCTTTTTGTGCTGACTCACAACTTCACGTACTTTAAGCTAGTGAGAGATTGGTTCACTGGCACCAATAGGAATCGAGTCAAAAAAGGCAACACCGAGAATTGCTTCTTTTATCGCCTGGATGCGCCACCTGGCTCCCCTCGTCATTCCCAACTTGTGGATGCCGACGACTCACTGAAGAACTACGGTTCCGAATATCACTATATCTTCAAGAAGCTCTACGAATACAGGGCGCACACGACACTCAATCGAGATGAGGCGTTCTTGACCGCCAACCTCGCCCGAAAGCTTGTTGAATCGTTCTTCACCTTCAAATATCCAAGGCGGCGAAGCGACATTAGTCAATTGATGGAGGCTGGCCTAAAAGATTGCACCATCACGACACCAGAGCTTAAAGAAAAAATATACCGCTTTATCAATAAGTATTCACATAGCGACGTTATTGAGATAACAGAGGAATCCGCAGAAAACTTGGCAGGCGAAAGCCACAGCGTCATCGGGCACATCTTCCAGTGGCTGGAAGAGGTGGACAAGAGACATTACGACGAGATGATTCAGGTTGCGACGGCCTGAGCATCAGGCCGAGGGCCATAGCTATGCCACCAGGCGCAGCAAAAAGGGGCCGAAGCCCCCTTGGGCTAGATCAGCCCATGCTCGGCGAACGATGCCGTTTCGTTGCCCGCAACGATGATGTGATCGAGCACGCGCACGTCCACCAGACCCAACGCTTCCTTGAGCCGCTGGGTCAGCGCCCGGTCAGCCGCGCTCGGCTCGGGGTTTCCGCTCGGATGGTTGTGCGAAACGACGACCGCCGCCGCATTGAGTCGCAGCGCCTCCTTGACCACTTCGCGCGGATACACCGATGCACCGTCAATGGTGCCGTGGAACATCTCCCTGTATTCGATCAGACGATGGCGCGTATCCATGAACAGCACTGCGAACACCTCATGCTCGAAGCTGGCCAACTTTGTACGCAAATATTCCTTGACCGCCGCCGGCGAAGTGAACTCTGCTCTGCGCTGCATTTTCCGGTCAATGACCTGGCGCGCAGCTTCCAGGATGTCGTCGGCCGATGCCGGTAGATAGCGCCCATGCGCGTCGCGCACCAGCAGAGTGGAATCGAACGAGGGAAAGGACAGTTGCGACATGATCGTGCTCCGGTTGCTCGGGCGGAATTGCCCGGAACCGGCGACAGCACGGCGCAGCGCAAGCAGTCAGGGGTCGCAGACGGCCGCCAGGACGCAAGCGCGCATGGCGCGCGCCGCCCTTGACGGCGAGAACGCCGTGATACGGTGAAGGGAACAGCAAGACCGCCCACACCCGCCCACTGCACAGAGTCGATTTTTGGCAAGCGGAGCGCGCAGGCCCGGATCAACGAGCCGGGACGGAGGCGTCAGTGATGGAAGCCCGACAGGGGCGAGACTCGCGCAGCGAAGCTCGATGCGCAGCACGACAGCACGACAGCGCGACGGCGGCACGCCGGGACGCCCGACTGCTTGGGACAGGACTACTCGTTGTCGGTCTTGCGCTGCTCGATCTGCAACTGCGCCCGTTGCGTTGCCTGTTGCAGCCGCTCCACCAGCACGCCCCTCGGCGGCAAGGCGGTCAGATACTCGGCAACGTGGATGCCGGACTTGTCCAGCTCCAGCAATTCGATCTGCTCGCGCTTCTTGCCGGTGCAAAGGATGATCCCGAGCGGCGAGGCTTCCTCCGGCTCCCGTTCGTGCTTGTCTAGCCACCGAAGGTAGAGCTCCATCTGCCCTTTGTAGGCCGCCTTGAAGTCACCTACCTTCAACTCCACCGCCACCAGCCGCCGCAGCTTGCGGTTGTAGAACAGCAGGTCAAGGTGGAAATCCTCGTCGTCGATCGGAATGCGCTTCTGCCGGGCGACGAATGAGAAGCCCGCGCCCAGCTCCAGCAGGAAGGACTCCATTTCACGGATGATCGCCGCTTCCAAGTCGCCTTCCTGCCAAGTGTCCCGCAGGCCCAGGAAGTCGAGGATGTACGGGTCGCGCATGACCAGGGCCGGCGACATGCGCTGCGCATCGCGCAGGGTCGCCAACTCCTGCGCTATGGTTTCTTCGGGCTTTTGGGAAAGCGCCGTGCGCTCGTACAGCATCGAGTCGATACGCTCGCGCAGCGTCCGCACGCTCCAGCGTTGGGTGCTGGCCATCTGTGCGTAGTAGTCCCGCTGGAGCGGGTCTTTCAGCGGCATCAGGGCGATGAAGTGCGTCCAGCTTAATTCTCGTATCAGTGATACGAGAATTCGCTCGTCGGGGAAGGTGGCGGCGAACTGCACCATGCGGCGCAAGTTCTGCTCTGCAAAGCTGCTGCCGTACTCCTCCACCAACTGCGCAGCCAAGGTGGGCAGAACTTCCTTACCGTAGGCGCCCCGGCGCCCGTCCAAGACCTGCGTGTGGATGCGCTGGCCGATGCGCCAGTAGAGCATCGTAAGCTCGCTATTCACCGTCGAGGCGGCGCGCTTGCGCGCCGCCTCGATCAGTGCCCGAATGTCGCCCAGCAGCGCCGCAGGAGCTGCGAGCGATGCTGCTGATGACCGGCGCCCGTTCATGCCACCGCCTCCGCAAGCTGCCGCGCGCCCGTGATGGCTTGGCGGCGGCTGGCCACCAACTCGGCCGCCTCGCGCACCGGCTTGTCCTCGGTGTGGACGTAGTGCATGAACATCGCCACGGTCTTGTGGCCCGTCAGCTTCATGCCCACTTTGGTCGGCACACCGGAATTGGCAATGTCGGTGGTCGAGCGATGACGGATGCCGTGCGTGCCAACGTGCGGCACGCTGGCGGCCTTGAGCGTCCGGCACCAGCCGCCATAGTGCTCGCCAAAGGTTAGGTGCTTCGCCGGGTCGTTCGGCGACGGCAGGACGTAAGGGCAGCCTTCCAGCCGCGGCGCCGTCGAAAGCAGCCGATAGGCTTCCTCGCTCATGGGCTTGGAAATGCCGCCAACCTTGCTGTCGGGCCACACCACGCGCCGGTTCTCGAAGTCCAGCCAGCTCCATTCGAGCGGGCAGATTTCGGAGCGCCGTGCCGCAAACTCGAATTGCAGCCGGATCGCCAACGGGATGACGTAGTTCTCCAGCCCCTCCGCCTCCAGTTTCTCCAACTGGCGGAAGATCCGCACCATTTCCTCGTCCACGATGAGCCGGGTTTCCTTGCCAGGCGGGTACATCGGGACGTGACGGCACGGGTTCGTGCCGTCCGGGCGGAAGCCCCACACTTCGGCCAGGTTGAACATCTTGCGTAGCACGCCGAAGGTCTTGTTGGCCTCGGTCGGCTTGTAGGCCAGCTTTTCCATCAGCCCCGCAATGTCGGGCCGCTTCACGTCATGTGCCTTCTTGCGGCCCAGCAGTGGGATGATGTTGCGGTCGATGACGCCCTGGTAGCCGTCCTGCGTGCTGACCTTGTTGCGCTTCTTGGAGTAGTCCTCCATGAACTTCTTGCACAACTCGGCCATTGTGGGCGCCTTGCGCGCCTCGGCCTTGGCGCCGCCGGGGTCGCCACCCCGGCGAACCTCGGCCAGCCAGTCCTGCGCTTTGACCCGCGCCTGTTCGACGGTTAGTTCCCCGTAGAGTCCCAGCGAGGGCTTGCGGGGCTGGCCAGAGTTCGTGCGGTACTGGAGCATGAACACCCGGCGCCCCGTCGGGGTAATCTTGCAAAGGAAGCCGGGCACGACGGTATCCCGTAGTTCGATGTCCTTCGCCTGGGGTTGCGCCGACTCTACGGCGGTCTTGGTGAGCTTGATCTTTGCCATGATGACTCCTTGGAACGACCCGGATTCCAGGAGCCAGATAGGAGCGGCGCGAGGGAGAACCGGGTCAAGTTTCAGAAAGCACCGGCATATGATGAACGCGCGTAAGCTATTGATAAACCTGCTGTATAGGGCTACGCCGCAGTCCAGCGAACTACCGGGCTGGAGTCATCGTGAAACAAAAAACCCCTCCGAAGAGGGGTGGGGATTATTGCGGGGTGTTTTGCTGTAGCGTCAGCAGCAGGCCGTCGCGGCGCATCGTGGCGGCCTCTTCGGGCTGATGCAGACGATCGAGGACATCTGCAAGCCAGGCGTAATCGAAGGCGTCCGGTCGCTGTTTGAGCGCCGCGCGGAACGCGAGGCTCGCCTCTTTCCATTCGCCGTGGGACATCAGCAACTGGCCTAACGTGCTCCAGAGCAGCGGGCGATCGCCGTAGGTTTTGATCTGCTGGCGCAGCGCTTTTTCGAGCTGTTCCGGGTTACCGGCTTTCAGGCGCGGCATCAGCAGCACCAGACGATCGTCATACTGACGTTTCAGGCCGTCGAGAATAATCTCCTGCGCGGTCTGATGGTCGTCACACTCGATCAGATGCTCCGCCATCGCCACCTGCAACGCCGGTTGATGGCGCGTTTTGCGGCTCTGGTTACGCCACCATGCCTTCAGGCCATCGCTGCCCTGATCGGCACGGGCCTGATCCATCAGCCCGATCCACGCCTGACGCGTCAGCGCGTCGCGGTGTTCGTCGTCGCCCACGCCCGCCTTCTGCATCGAAGGAATAATATCCAGCAGCGAGCTCCAGGCGCCGGTGCGGATATACGCCTGCTCCGCCAGTCGCAACACTTCCGGGTGGCGCGGCGTAATTTCCAGCAGACGGTCAACGCCGTGACGGGCCGCGTGATTTTCATTGCGCGCCAGTTGCAGACGCACGCGGGTGATCTCAACCGGGATCTGATCGTTATCCGCCAGCTCCGCCGCACGCTCAAGGTGCTGATTGGCGCGCGCTTCGTCGCCGCGCTGCTGGGCGGCTTCCGCGGCCAGCAGATAGTTAACCACCGGCTGTTCGGCGTGATCGGCGTTTTTCGACATCAGCTTTTCAACCTGCTGATAATCGCCCTCGGCAAGCTTCAGCAGCGCCAGTTTGGTTTGCTTGCGCGCGCGGCTGCGTTTGCGGCCTGCGAACCAGCCGCGGGTGCGCGCGCCGGTGCGGAACAGACGACGCAGCAGCCATTCGATGGCAAACAGCACCACCAGCGAGAGGATCAGGATGATCGCAAGGCCGGTAACGCTGGTCTCGATATTCCAGGTATCGGTCTGGATCAGCACATAACCCTGGTGACCGGCAACCATCGGGCCGACCACGATCCCGGCGATCAACAGCAGAAACAGCAATAAGACTTTCAGCATTACTGTTCTCCCTGCGTCGGCGCCGCGTCGGCCGGAGCTTGCGTGCGTGGGTCGTCAACCTGCGGGGCGGCAGCCTCGCCCGGCACTGACGGCTGCGCCATCAGATTACGTACCCGCGTCTGCATGAGTTTTTCCAGAATCGCCTGGCTTTGCAGGGTTTCCGGGACATCCATGCTGATATTTTGCTGGGCCAGAGCGTCGATAGATTCCAGAAACGCTTTGGTGCCCGCGTCACTGGTGTCGTAGTACGCGCGTACCCACGTCGAGACGTTATCGAGCGACTGCTTGTAGATCTCATCCTGATGACGCGGCACGGCCTGGGCGGCGACCAGCAGACGCGAGCGGATATTCTCGCGCAGATAGATATCCTGATTCGGGGCCAGCAGCGGCACGGCGGTTTCGTCGCGGCGGCGGATAGTAATAAAGCTGTCCATAAAGTTATGCCAGCTTTTCACCAGGTTCTGACGCCATTCGCCAAGCGAGCTGGAGAGTTCGCTGCCGTCGCTGTCCATCGGCGCGTCGTCGCTGTCGTTATCCGCAAGGCGCAGATTATCGACCTGGTTGGAAAGCTGGTTCAGCTTAAGGATGATGCCGTCGTAATCGACCTGCGTCACGCTCGCCAGCGCGGCGATATCATCCGTCAGCGCGCGGCGCGCGGTGATAAGGCTCGGATCGTTCATGTCGGCGAGGCTCGCATCGGCGCTTTTTAACAGCGCGGCGGCGGTGGTGGCGTCCTGATCGCTCCAGAGCTTACGCCCGGCGAGTTTCACCAGGAAATCCGCCTGGGCGAGCTGCCAGGTTTTGGCGTCGCTGCCGGAAATGGTCGCGACTTTTTTCTGGACTTCATCCAGTTCGCGCGCCATCGCTTCCTGCTGGCGGGTCGCGGCCGCGAGCGCGTCAGCCTGCGTTTTGAGGGTTTTCTCAAACTCAGCTTTCTGCGCCTGCTGCTGATTTTGCAACGAGGTTAACTGGGTGGCGAGCGTATCGCTGCTGGCGTTTTGCGTGTCGGCCTGCTTTTTGCTCCAGGTCCACAGACCCGCGCCCGTCGCCAGCGCAATGGCGATGGCCACAGCGCTCAGCGCCAGCGCGGTTTTGCCAAAGCGGTCTTTTTTCGCGGTCGGTTCCGGCTGTGGCGTTGTCTCCACAACCTGCGGGGTTTCTTCAACCGTAGCAGGGGTGTGTTGTTGTTCCGTCATTGTGGCTTCCCGTTTAAAAGTTATTGCAACGCGCGCAGCAGCGCGTCGTTATCGGCGTTATCAGCGACCAGAATGTTCTGCCAGCCCAGTTCACGGGCAAGCGTCGCCAGACGCTCGCTGACGACCACCAGCCGACAGCGCAGCAACCAGTTTTCGCGATACCACGGCGGCATCAGGTCA
This DNA window, taken from Cronobacter universalis NCTC 9529, encodes the following:
- the radC gene encoding RadC family protein; protein product: MSQLSFPSFDSTLLVRDAHGRYLPASADDILEAARQVIDRKMQRRAEFTSPAAVKEYLRTKLASFEHEVFAVLFMDTRHRLIEYREMFHGTIDGASVYPREVVKEALRLNAAAVVVSHNHPSGNPEPSAADRALTQRLKEALGLVDVRVLDHIIVAGNETASFAEHGLI
- a CDS encoding PDDEXK nuclease domain-containing protein; protein product: MNGRRSSAASLAAPAALLGDIRALIEAARKRAASTVNSELTMLYWRIGQRIHTQVLDGRRGAYGKEVLPTLAAQLVEEYGSSFAEQNLRRMVQFAATFPDERILVSLIRELSWTHFIALMPLKDPLQRDYYAQMASTQRWSVRTLRERIDSMLYERTALSQKPEETIAQELATLRDAQRMSPALVMRDPYILDFLGLRDTWQEGDLEAAIIREMESFLLELGAGFSFVARQKRIPIDDEDFHLDLLFYNRKLRRLVAVELKVGDFKAAYKGQMELYLRWLDKHEREPEEASPLGIILCTGKKREQIELLELDKSGIHVAEYLTALPPRGVLVERLQQATQRAQLQIEQRKTDNE
- a CDS encoding tyrosine-type recombinase/integrase, with the protein product MAKIKLTKTAVESAQPQAKDIELRDTVVPGFLCKITPTGRRVFMLQYRTNSGQPRKPSLGLYGELTVEQARVKAQDWLAEVRRGGDPGGAKAEARKAPTMAELCKKFMEDYSKKRNKVSTQDGYQGVIDRNIIPLLGRKKAHDVKRPDIAGLMEKLAYKPTEANKTFGVLRKMFNLAEVWGFRPDGTNPCRHVPMYPPGKETRLIVDEEMVRIFRQLEKLEAEGLENYVIPLAIRLQFEFAARRSEICPLEWSWLDFENRRVVWPDSKVGGISKPMSEEAYRLLSTAPRLEGCPYVLPSPNDPAKHLTFGEHYGGWCRTLKAASVPHVGTHGIRHRSTTDIANSGVPTKVGMKLTGHKTVAMFMHYVHTEDKPVREAAELVASRRQAITGARQLAEAVA
- the hemY gene encoding protoheme IX biogenesis protein HemY produces the protein MLKVLLLFLLLIAGIVVGPMVAGHQGYVLIQTDTWNIETSVTGLAIILILSLVVLFAIEWLLRRLFRTGARTRGWFAGRKRSRARKQTKLALLKLAEGDYQQVEKLMSKNADHAEQPVVNYLLAAEAAQQRGDEARANQHLERAAELADNDQIPVEITRVRLQLARNENHAARHGVDRLLEITPRHPEVLRLAEQAYIRTGAWSSLLDIIPSMQKAGVGDDEHRDALTRQAWIGLMDQARADQGSDGLKAWWRNQSRKTRHQPALQVAMAEHLIECDDHQTAQEIILDGLKRQYDDRLVLLMPRLKAGNPEQLEKALRQQIKTYGDRPLLWSTLGQLLMSHGEWKEASLAFRAALKQRPDAFDYAWLADVLDRLHQPEEAATMRRDGLLLTLQQNTPQ
- the hemX gene encoding uroporphyrinogen-III C-methyltransferase — protein: MTEQQHTPATVEETPQVVETTPQPEPTAKKDRFGKTALALSAVAIAIALATGAGLWTWSKKQADTQNASSDTLATQLTSLQNQQQAQKAEFEKTLKTQADALAAATRQQEAMARELDEVQKKVATISGSDAKTWQLAQADFLVKLAGRKLWSDQDATTAAALLKSADASLADMNDPSLITARRALTDDIAALASVTQVDYDGIILKLNQLSNQVDNLRLADNDSDDAPMDSDGSELSSSLGEWRQNLVKSWHNFMDSFITIRRRDETAVPLLAPNQDIYLRENIRSRLLVAAQAVPRHQDEIYKQSLDNVSTWVRAYYDTSDAGTKAFLESIDALAQQNISMDVPETLQSQAILEKLMQTRVRNLMAQPSVPGEAAAPQVDDPRTQAPADAAPTQGEQ